Below is a window of Agrobacterium vitis DNA.
CCTTCGTCTATCGGTTAGGACGTCAGATTTTCATTCTGAAAAGAGGGGTTCGACTCCCCTAGGGCGTGCCACTGCTTCATTCCCCAACATGTTTCAAAAATAACGATCGTTTCAAAGATAACGATGGAAATGTTTGGATTCGACCACTGCACATTACATCAGCTTTTCGAAGGGTGGGCGCGGAGCATTGACGGTTCTCCACAGGCCGAGGAAAATTCGGCAGCAAAGCTGAAAAATTCGCTTGCAGCTCCAGTCGGTTCGCACTAAGAGAGCCGCACGCAACACGCGCCCTTCGTCTATCGGTTAGGACGTCAGATTTTCATTCTGAAAAGAGGGGTTCGACTCCCCTAGGGCGTGCCACTGCGTTTCCCCGGAAAACTCGTTTCTACATCCTGCTTATTGAAGCGGAAAAGACTGCGCGACCTTAGGTCAGCCAGCTGATAGATCGCATGAAAAAAATCACTGAGCCTACGGAAAAAGCTCATTTTTTCGCTTGCCATGAATCATCCGCCTGCCTATAAGCAGCCCACAGCACGCGCCCTTCGTCTATCGGTTAGGACGTCAGATTTTCATTCTGAAAAGAGGGGTTCGACTCCCCTAGGGCGTGCCACTGAACCCTCCCCGTATTGATGTTTATACCGTTGCCAAGCGCAGAGTGCGCTTTGCGTTCTCAAGTTAATCGAAGTGCTGTGCCGTGACGTTTTTCGCCGCGCTCAAAACGCTGGGGCAGCATCCAGAATACGGATTTGAATACGGCGCGTGCCTTGCCAGAGTTCTGCCCCAAGGCAACCAGCGACATGCACGGCATCACCGCGACGACCAAGCAGGAGATCACCGAGCGGTGTTTCCTTGGCGCGAAAGGCAATGCCGTCGATTCGGCTGCCATCCGGCGCTTCCAGCGTGACCTTGACGTGGCTGGTGCCAATCAGCCGAGACTCGCGAATGCGGTGGGCGGGGATGGCGAAGATCGGTTGGGAATGGCCGGAGCCATAGGGGCCAGCGGTTTCCAGGAGATCGATCAACGCAAGCGTCGCACCGGATGCGCCAACCGCACCATCGATCTTCAAAGCCCTGATGGCCGAGAGCGCCATGACCTTTTCCTGCGCCTGTTCATCAAAAAACGCCCGCACCTTGCCGAGATTGCCGCGCTCTACCGTCAGCCCTGCGGCCATGGCGTGGCCACCGCCCTTAACCAGCAGGCCATTGTCCACCGCCGCGCGCACCATCTTACCCATGTCAAAACCGGCGATGGACCGCCCAGAGCCAGTTCCTTTGCCCGATCCGTCGAAGGCAATGGCAAAGGCAGGCCGCTGGAACCGCTCTTTAAGCCGGGCCGCCAGTAGTCCGACGATGCCAGGATGCCAGCCTTCCCGAGCGGTGAGAATCACGGCGGCGCGCTCGCCGGTGCCATATTCGGCCATGGCCTCGGCTTCCGCCTCGGCCAGCATCTGCGCTTCCATCGCCTGACGTTGACGGTTCAGATCATCCAATTGGGCGGCAATTTCATCGGCCTCGGCAGCATCGTCCAGCGTCAGCAACCGACTGCCCAGCGCCGCATCGCCGATCCGGCCACCGGCATTGATTCGTGGACCAACCAGAAAACCGAAATGATAGGGCGTCACCGGGCCGCCGATTCCCGCGATCTTCAGAAGGGATGCAAGACCGGCATTTTGCTGGTGACGGGCGGCAATCAAGCCTTTCACCACATAAGCGCGATTCAGCCCCTTCAGCGGCACGACATCGCAGACCGTCGCCAGCGCCACGAGATCCAGCCAGGCCAGCAGATCGAGCGAGCGCGCAGCACCGTGACCAGCTTCACGAAGCTTGCGCAGCGTTCCCACCAACACCATGAACACCACGCCCGCCGCGCAGAGATGGCCCTGCCCTGACAGGTCGTCGCTCCTGTTTGGATTGACCAGCGCCAGGCAGGCAGGCAAGTCCTGGCCCATCTGGTGATGGTCGATCACCACCACATCCACGCCTCTGCGCTTTGCCTCCTCCAGGGCATCGTGGCTTGTCGAGCCGCAATCCACCGTGACAATCAATTGCGCACCACGCTCGATCAACTGACCGATGGCAGCGGCATTCGGGCCATAGCCTTCGAAAATTCGGTCGGGAATATAGATTTCGGCCTCAATACCGAAATGCGCGAGAAACCGCCACAAAAGCGCCGACGACGCAGCACCATCGACATCATAATCGCCGAAAATTGCCACGCGCTCAGAGCGCATGATTGCCGCTACCAGCCGGTCCGCAGCTTTATCGCCATCGGTCAGGCTGGAAGGGTCGGGCATCAGGTCGCGTATGGTCGGATCGAGAAAGGCTTGCGCATCGGCAACCGCCACACCCCGCCCAGCCAGAACCCGCGCCACCAGATCGGGAATGCCATGCACCTGCGCAATCGCCAGCGACCGGTTCAACCCAGCCTGATCCAGCCGAGACACCCAGCGCTGGCCGCTGACCGAGGTCTCGACATTCAAAAAGGCGCGTTCTATCGGGTCGGCGGGTTCAAGCATTGATGAAGCAACTCGGTTATCGCCGCTCCACAGTCAGGAGCTAAGCTGTTTTCGGCCGCTCGATGCGGATCACTTGCGGTTCACCCAGCAGATAGCCTTCCTCCTTGATGGCGGCAACGGCCTGGCGCACGGATTTTTCCAATGTGGCATGGGTGACGAGGATGATCGTCTTGGTTTGATCGGCGTCAGACGATGTCTGCGAGTGCTGGACAATCGATTCGAGCGAAATGTTGTTTTCCGCCATCTGCGTCGCAATGCTGGCGAAAACCCCGGTGCGGTCGACCACGGTCAGGCGGATAAAGTAGCCGCCTTCATGCCGGGTCATCTCAGCCTGAACATAGGGCTCGAGCAGATGCGCCGGGCGGCCCAGAACCGGAACCATCTGCGCGCCGGGTCGGCTTTTGGCGATATCGGTAATGTCGCCCAGCACGGCGGATGCCGTGGCATTGCCACCGGCGCCGGGGCCGACCATCAACAATTCGCCGAGAATATCGGACTCCAGCGCCACCGCATTCGTCACGCCATCGACCTGGGCAATCACCGAATCGAGCGGCACCATGGTCGGATGGACGCGCTGTTCGATACCGGTGGAGGTCTTTTGCGCTACGCCGAGCAACTTGATTCGGTAGCCGAGATCGCGGGCGGCGTGGATGTCGTCGATGGAAATATTGCTGATGCCTTCGAGATAAATCTCGTCTGCGGCAATTTGGCTACCGAAGGCCAGCGTCGTCAGGATTGACAGCTTATGCGCGGTATCATTGCCCTCGATATCGAAGGTCGGATCGGCCTCGGCATAGCCAAGACGCTGGGCTTCAGCCAGGCAATCGGCAAAGCTCAGGCCCTCCTTTTCCATCCGGGTCAGGATGTAATTGCAGGTGCCGTTCATGATGCCGTATATCCGCGAGAAATCATTGCCGGTCAGCGATTCGCGCAGCGTCTTGATAACCGGGATACCGCCCGCGACAGCAGCTTCATAGTTGATCAAGAGGCCCTTTTCTTCCGCCAGCTTGGCCAGTTCCACACCGTGGCGGGCCAGCAGCGCCTTGTTGGCGGTCACCACATGCACGCCGCAACCGAGGGCCGCGCGCACAGAGTGTTCGGCTGGTCCTTCCGCGCCGCCGATCAACTCGACAAACACGTCGATATCGGCCTTTTCAGCCATCTCGACCGGGCTGTCGAACCAGGCGACACCGGCAAGATCGACGCCGCGATCACGGGTCTTGTCGCGCGCCGAGACCGCCGAAATGGCGATGGGCCGACCGCAGGCGACAGTAAGCGCTTGGGTGCGGGTTTGCAAAATACGCGCCAGTGACGCACCAACGGTTCCGAGACCCGCAATGCCGATCTTAAGGGCATCAGCCATGAGACAATCCTGATATGCTTTTCAATATTCGGAAAAGAGCGGCCACGAATGGGCCGCTCCGATAAAAACTCTCAACGGTGGGCGTTGAGCGATACGACATTGTGCAGCGTGTCGTCCGCTGTCGACAGGAACCGCTTCAGATTGCGGGCGGCCTGGCGAATACGATGCTCGTTCTCGACCAGCGCGATGCGGACGTAATCATCGCCCTGTTCGCCAAAGCCAATGCCTGGCGCGACCGCCATATCGGCCTTTTCTACCAGTAGTTTGGAGAATTCCAGTGAGCCGAGATGGCGGAATTTTTCCGGAATTTTTGCCCAGGCAAACATTGTTGCCGCCGGTGGCGGCACCTCGAAACCGGCCTTGCCGAAGCTTTCGACCAGCACGTCGCGGCGGCGCTTGTAGATATTGCGCACTTCGGCAACATCCGTGCCATCGCCATTCAGCGCATGGGTAGCGGCCACCTGGATCGGCGTGAATGCACCGTAATCCAGGTAGGATTTCACCCGGGCCAAAGCGCCGATCAAACGCTCATTGCCGACGGCAAAGCCCATGCGCCAGCCGGGCATGGAAAAGGTCTTTGACATCGAGGTGAACTCCACCGCGACATCCATGGCACCCGGAACTTCCAATACCGATGGCGGAGGGTTGCCGTCGAAATAGATTTCCGAATAGGCGAGGTCCGAAAGCACGATCAAGTCATGCTTTTTGGCAAAGGCGATCACGTCCTTGTAGAAATCCAGCGAGGCGACACGCGCCGTCGGATTGGACGGATAGTTGATGATCAGCGCCAAGGGCTTGGGGATCGAGTGGCGCACCGCACGCTCCAGCGGCGGGAAAAAGGTTTCATCCGGCTCGACCGGGATGGAACGGATCACGCCGCCGGTCATCAGGAAGCCAAAAGCATGGATCGGGTAGGTCGGATCGGGGCAAAGGATCACGTCACCAGGCGCGGTGATCGCCTGCGCCATATTGGCAAAACCTTCCTTCGATCCCAGCGTCGCAACAACCTGGGTTTCCGGATTGAGCTTCACATTGAAACGGCGGGCATAATAGGCGGCCTGCGCCCGGCGCAAACCTGGAATGCCTTTGGACGAGGAATAGCGATGGGTGCGGGGGTCCTGCACGGCCTCACACAGCTTGTCGACAATGTTCTGCGGGGTCGGAAGATCGGGATTGCCCATGCCGAGATCGATGATATCAGCGCCACCGGCTCGCGCGCTTGCCTTCAAACGGTTGACCTGTTCGAAAACATAGGGCGGCAGACGCCGAACTTTGTGAAACTCTTCCATCTCAGACCTCGTTGAACCGCAGGCTCCCCGCCTTGCGGACGATCCGTTTTCCACTGCAGCATCCCCGAAAACGGATCTGGCAAATCGGGGTGCCGTGACAATACCGCAAATTGCAATGATTCGCGGTAGAATTTGGCCAACCGCACCCTGCCCTGTCCCTCCCGGTCATCGGTTCCGGGCACATTCGACATGTCAGAATGCAACTGTCACATTGCATTTGCTTTGCGGCCAAATGCCCTGCAAGGCAAGGGCTATTTGCAGGCGGGCGGTACGGCTTTTGCTATTGGCCCTTAACCTGTCCGTTTGTCTTGGCAAGCTTGCGCATTTCCTCGACGCGGCGCTCATATTCGGCCTGGCTGATCTGCCCGGTCTTGCGCAGATAAGAGAGCGAAGACAGGCGCTTGCCCATATCCTTCGCCTCGTCATTGCTCATCTGCACATTGGCCGCGGTCAAGGGCCGTGAAAAATCCGGATAACCATCCGGCGTGGTATAGGCAGCAGCGGCAGGATCGGTCTTGTCGGTCACCGTCACATCGACATGGCCCGGGCGCACCGCAGACTGCGAAGCGGGCGTGCTGTTGCAGCCGGCAAGTGCAAGCAGGCAAAGAATGCCAGTTCCCACCGCACCGGCTTTCGCCAGGCGCAGAGCCGGCTTCAGACGCGAAGACTGCCCAACCAAAGAGACGATCGAAACCATATTCAAACCCAACCAAATCCGCCCGGCACCGGGAAAAACAGCAGCGCAAGCCGTGTGGTTATTCGCCCCACGCTTTTCACAACGTAAACGTGAATAACCTGCGACAAAACGCGCAAACCTTGTAAAACATGTGAGTCAAACCACACCCACACCTTTCATCTGTCTGGAACTTGTAGTCATTTTCAGGCAGGATAGGCAAATATAAAAAAGAGAAGAGCCAAGGGGAGATGGCATTGACCACAGCATCGAAGGACCAGGGTCGCGCCGGTCAATCCCATCCCGCGTCCGACGCGCCAGAACGCGGACCGGAAACCAGCCAGGAAACCGGGCCGAAAACCAGCAAAACAGCAAACAACGCTGACGGTTCTGAATCCGAAAAGGCCGGTTTCAATCAAATGGGTTTCGACCCGTCCCTGATCGATCCCTATATCGTCAAGGACCCCGAAGCGCTGGCCGTCAATCTCGCCAAGGCGCTTGAGAACCTCGGCAAGGCGGCCTCCTCCTGGATCGCGCCGCGTGAAAAGACTGGCCTCGTCGATCCGGTGGCGGAACCTGCCGTCGAACTTGTCAAGACCCTGTCAGGCGTGGCGGAATACTGGATGACCGATCCGCAGCGCAGCCTGGAGGCGCAGACCCATCTGATGACCTCGCTGTTCGGCGTCTGGATGAAGAGCTTGAGCCGCCTTTCGATGCCTGCCCAAACAGCTCCACCGCCCGAACCGATCAAGGACAAGCGATTCGCGGATGTCGACTGGCAGCGCAATCCGTTCTTCGATTTTTTGCGCCAGGCCTATCTGGTCTTGTCCGACTGGGCTGAGAAACTGGTGGAAAATACGCAAGGCTTGGATGAGCATGCGCGCCATAAGGCGCTGTTCTACGTCCGGCAGATGACGGCGGCGCTGTCGCCGGTCAATTTCGTCATGACCAATCCGCAGCTTTACCGCGAGACGGTCGCCACTAGCGGCGCCAATCTGGTCAAGGGCATGAAAATGTTTGCCGAAGACATGGCCGCCGGTCAGGGTGAATTGCGGATGCGCCAGACCGACACCAGCAAATTCGCGCTAGGCACCAATATGGCGCTGACGCCGGGCAAGGTCGTCGCCCAGAGCGATGTCTGCGAGGTCATTCAATACGAACCCGCCACTGACAAGGTGCTGAAGCGGCCCCTGCTGATCTGCCCGCCCTGGATCAACAAATTCTATATTCTCGATCTCAATCCGGAAAAGAGCTTCATCAAATATTGCGTCGACCAGGGCCACACGGTCTTCGTGATTTCCTGGGTCAATCCCGATCAACGCCATGCGGGCAAGGACTGGCTGTCCTATATTCGTGAAGGCGTGGATTTTGCCCTCGACACCGTCGAGAAAGCCACCGGCGAAAAGAAGGTCAATGCCATCGGCTATTGCGTTGGCGGCACTCTGCTGTCTGCCGCCATGGCGTTGCATGCCAAGGAAGGCAATAGCCGGATTGCCAGCGCCACATTGTTCACCACCCAGGTGGATTTCACCCATGCAGGCGACCTGAAAGTCTTCGTGGACGAGGAACAGGTGAGCGGGCTGGAAGAAAAGATGCGGCAGAAGGGCTATCTGGATGGCTCGAAAATGGCCTCGGCCTTCAACATGCTGCGCTCGTCCGAGCTGATCTGGCCCTATTTCGTCAACAATTACCTGAAGGGTCAGGACCCGACCGCCTTCGATCTCTTGTACTGGAATGCCGATTCGACCCGGATGGCGGCGGCCAATCACTCGTTTTATCTGCGCAATTGCTATCTGGAAAACAATCTGGCGCGCGGCAAGATGCAGTTGGATGGCAAGACCCTGTCACTGAAAGACGTGAAAATCCCGATCTACAATCTCGCCACCAAGGAAGACCATATCGCCCCGGCAAAATCGGTGTTTGTCGGATCGGCCTGCTTCGGTGGTCCCGTCACCTATGTGATGAGCGGATCCGGCCATATCGCCGGCGTGGTCAATCCGCCCGATAAGCGCAAATACCAGTTCTGGACCAATGGCAAGCCAGAAGGCACCTTCGAGGATTGGGTGGCCGGGGCCGAGGAAACCCCCGGCTCCTGGTGGCCGCATTGGCAGAAATGGATCGAAGGATTGGACAAACGCCGCGTGGCGGCCCGCAAACCGGGCGGCACAGCACTGAATGCCATAGGGGATGCGCCGGGCTCTTACGTGCTGGAGCGGGTCTGATACGAAGACTCATTTAAAATGACTCTTCGTATTCTTTTTGCAAATATCTCAAGCCTCTGATGCATTTGAGATATTTGCAATCTCTTCGAGGCGAGGATGCGTGAGCATGTCAGAGCCTCGGTATAAAGATTAGCCGAACGATAGAAACGCCATGATTTTCGATCCGCCACTGGTCGCGGCCACGCTGGTGCGCCGCTACAAACGCTTTCTTTTCGACGCGGTGTTGGAAGACGGCAGCGAAATTACCGGTTTTTGCGCCAATACCGGCTCAATGCGCGGGCTGACCACGCCCGGCTCACGCATTTACCTCTCGCAAAGCGAAAAGCCGGGACGGAAATATCGCTATGGGTTTGAGTTGATCGAAGCCGATGGAACATTGGTTGGCGTCAATACCAGCCTTCCCAACCGTCTGGCTCACGAGGCGATCCGCGCCGGTTTGGTCAGCGATCTCTTACACTATCCGCAGATCCGCACCGAGCAGCGCTATGGCGAGAACTCCCGGATCGACCTGCTGTTGTCGGGTCCTGGCAAAGCGGATTGCTATGTTGAGGTGAAGAACGTCCATTTCATCCGGGAAACCGGATTGGCGGAATTTCCAGATAGCGTCACCACCAGAGGCGCGAAACATTTGACCGAAATGGCCAAGCTGGTGGCGGCAGGCAAGCGGGCGGCGATGCTCTATGTGATCCAGCGGCAGGATTGCGATGCCCTGGCGATCTGCGCCGATCTCGACCCCGCCTACGGACGGGCCTTTACCGCCGCCATAAGCCAAAGCGTCGAAGCCTATGCGGTGAAATGCGCGATCACACCGGGCGGGATCATTCCGTCTTGCAGCGTTCCAGTGCGCCTGACTACACCATGAAATGAATGGCCGTCAGCGCAATCGCCCCCAAGGCCAGAATGGAAAGGCTTCCCGCCGCCAGTACCCTGCCCCCGGACGCAAGCAGGCTGCGCAGATCAACCTGAAGACCAAGTGCCGCCATGGACAGGGTGGTGAGAAAACCCGACAAATGCTGCGACGGCTCCAGCAGACCATGCGGCAGGACATCCAGGGATCGAGCCACCATCAATGCCAGAAAACCGATGATGAACCAGGGCGCCAAGTGGGCAAAGGAGAACTTACGCTCATTTTTAAACCCGGACCCCATTTCCATACCTCTGGCACTCATCTCCAATCCCAGCAGGCCCAGTCCGAGCAGAACAGGCCCCAGCATCATCACCCGGATCAGTTTGACCAGCGTGCCAATTTGCAGGCTGACCAGCCCGAAGGACGCAGTGGCTGCAAGCACTTGCGGAACGGCATAGACCGTCATGCCCGCCAGAATTCCGTAGTGGCGGGGGTCCAGACCGGCTTGAAAAGCCACCAGCGGCAGCAGAAGCACCACGAGAATGCCAAGCACGGCTGTAAAGGCAATGGACGAAGCAACCTCGTCGGCATCGGCGCCAATCACCGGGGCTGCCGCCATGATCGCCGAATTTCCGCAAATGGAGTTGCCGCAGGCAACCAGCAGCGCTAGCGGATGTGGCAATCCGATAACACGCCCAATCGCATAACTGCTGACCAGACCGCAACAGAGCACGGCAATCACAAAAGCTATCAGGGTGAACCCGCTTCCGGCGATCTGCCCAAGGCTGACCGATGCGCCCAACAGGACAATGGCAAGTTCCAGCACGGTTTTCGCGCAGAGGTGAATGCCCCTGTTCACGACTGGCGGCAGGACAAACAGGCTTTTGATCAGGGTGCCGAGTAAAATGCACCAGACCAGGGCATCGACAGGCATCCGCCCTGTGACACGCTGAACCGTAAAGGCGAGAGCATAGCCTCCCAAAGCGACAGCACTGGACAGGACAATCCCAGGTACGAGCGAAATAACAGGGCGAAACAGGCGCATTTTCAAACCTTTCCATCGGTTGGCCTGTTTTGCATGGAGAATTCATTTTATTCCAACGCATAATTGACTACATTTCATGCAGAATAATTTCACAATCGAGATGACCATGACGCTTGAGCAATTGACCATTTTCCTTGCCGTTGCCGAGCGTCAGCATGTCACTCGGGCGGCAGAGGCAATCGGCCTGACGCCGTCCGCCGTCAGCGCGGCCATCCGCGCCTTGGAGATCAATCATGATGTCCTGCTGTTTGACCGGGTTGGAAGGGGTATTGAGCTTACCCAGGCAGGCCGGATCTTTATCGATGAGGCTCGCGCAACGCTTGATGCAGCGAACCATGCAGCATTGGTGCTGGCCGAACTGGGTGGATTAAGCCGGGGCAAGCTGACCATCCATGCCAGCCAGACGGTGGCCAGCCATTGGCTGCCACGCAAAATGATGCAGTTTCACGCCCTCCATCCGGATATCGAACTGGCTCTGACCATCGGCAATTCGGCCTCCGTCGCTGACGCCGTGGAGACAGGCAAAGCGGAACTGGGCTTTGTCGAGGCCGAGATACCCTCGGAGACATTGACCCACCTGGTGGTCGCGCAAGACGAAATGGTCATCGTCGTCCCCTGTGGCCATCCGCTGGCAGATCCTGCCGCGGACCTGCCAGCGGCGATTCTGGCCACGCCCTGGATTTTGCGAGAAATGGGTTCGGGCACGCGCGCCTATTTCGAGCAGGCATTGAAGGCCATGGAGATAGAGCCGTCATCGCTGACCGTGGCCTTGACCTTTCCATCCAATGAAGCGGTGCTATCGGCGCTTGGGGCGGGCGGCTGCGCCAGCGCGCTGTCCCGGTCGGCAGTGCAAGCGTTAGTCGCAAGCGGCGCATTGCAAATTGCTCCGATCCCGCTCCCAGTTCGTCACTTCACCGCCCTTCGCCACCGTGAGAGGCGCATCAGTGGCGCGGCCCGTGCCTTCCTGCAACGGGCGACTGATCCTGACAGCGAGTGAAGATGATCTGGGTATAGCAGACCGGAAGCGGTTAAGAATTGATCGTACTCTGCGGATCGTGATGGACGAACAACCTTTGCCTGCGGTATGTAAAAAACTGAAATTGATTGCGGGATGATAATGGAATGGTAAATTACATCGACGCGGCTACCGCGCCGCTCAAAAACACTGGTGCGATCCGTCTTTATGGCGCGGATGCTTTCGAAGCGATGCGCAAGGCCTGCCAGGTCACAGCCCGCTGCCTGGACGCCTTGGCCCCGATGGTGAAGCCTGGCGTTACCACCAATGAAATCGACAGGTTTGTCTTCGATTTTGGCATGGATAACGGCGTTCTGCCTGCAACCCTGAATTATCGCGGCTATCGGCATTCGGTCTGCACCTCGATCAACCATGTCGTCTGCCACGGTATTCCTGACGACAAACCGTTGCGCGAAGGCGATATCGTCAATATCGACGTGACCTATGTGGTGGATGGCTGGCACGGCGATTCCAGCCGAATGTATCCGGTCGGCGAAATCAAGCGGGCCGCCGAACGTCTGCTCGAAGTTACCCATGAATGCCTGATGCGGGGCATAGAGGTCGTCAGGCCGGGAACGCGAACGGGTGCAATTGGTGCCGCCATCCAAAGCTTTGCCGAGGCGCAACGCTGTTCCGTGGTGCGGGATTTCTGCGGACACGGGGTTGGCCAGTTGTTTCACGACAGCCCGAATATCCTGCATTACGGACGGCCCGACGAAGGCCCGGAAATACGCGAGGGCATGATCTTCACCATCGAGCCGATGATCAATCTGGGCAAGCCGCATGTGAAGGTGTTGGCCGATGGCTGGACCGCTGTTACCCGCGACCGGTCGTTGACGGCGCAGTATGAACATACCGTCGGCGTTACTTCGTCCGGCTGCGAAATCTTCACACTGTCGCCTGCCGGGCTGGACCGTCCGGGCCTGCCTCCCTTGCAAGGCTGAGCAATGAACAAGCCGCCGCGCTTTCCTAACGCCGACGAAACCGCCTCCCCGTCCTTCCTGCCGGAACAGGACGAGAGTTTCGATTACGAAGAGGACGAGCGCGGCTTTTTCGCCGAACAGGTCCAGAAGCCGAAGGCGATGAAAAAGGCGCCGGACACCAGCGCCAAGCAGCCGGAACATTACCATGGCCACCGGGAACGATTGCGCCTGCGGTTCAAGGAAAAGGGCGATGAGGCGCTGGCCGATTACGAAGTGCTGGAACTGCTGCTCTTCCGGCTGATCCCAAGGCGCGACACCAAACCGATTGCCAAGGCCCTGCTGGACCGGTTCGGCAGCCTTGCGGGGGTATTTGGCGCAAAGCACAGCCTGCTTCAGGAGGTGAAAGGTGTCGGCGAGGCCGTGGCGCTTGATTTGAAGCTGATTTCATCGGCAGCGCAGCGGATGCTGAAAAGCGAGTTGAAGGGCAAGCAGATCCTGTCCTCCTGGTCGAGCGTGATCGATTATTGCCACGCGGCCATGGCCTATGAAACCACCGAACAGTTCCGCATCCTGTTTCTCGACAAGCGCAATACGCTGATTGCCGATGAAGTGCAGGGCCGAGGCACAGTTGACCACACGCCCGTCTATCCGCGCGAAGTGGTCAAACGCGCACTCGAATTATCCGCCACGGCCATTATCCTCGTTCACAACCATCCAAGCGGTGATCCGACCCCATCCCGGGCCGATATTGAGATGACCAAAACTATTATCGATACGGCAAAACCGCTCGGCATCACCGTGCATGACCATGTGATCATCGGCAAACAGGGCCATGCCAGCCTGAAAGGCCTGCGGCTGATCTGAGCTTGATGCTGTTAAGATCACAACCGTATCAGCTTGAGACAGCCGCTATCCTATTGTTAAGCCTGCCCGTTCAGCCTTCGGTAAACCGCTTCCGCTACACCTTGTCATTCACGCTGCAAGGACGGATGAGATGAGCATTTCCGGTATTTTGAACACGGCGACATCAGGCATGCTGGCCCAACAGACACGCCTGAGCAATGTTGCCAGCAATATTGCCAATGCCGATACGCCCGGATATCAGCGGCTGAACACCAATCTTTCAGCCAGTAGCTCAGGCGTCGTAGCAACCACAAGCCGATCCACTGACGCGCCCGTGACGCAGGACGCGCCGAATGTCGATCCTTTGCGTGAGATAACCGACATGATCGGTGCCGAAAATGGGTTTGCCGCCAATGCGAAAGTGTTCGAGACCGGCGCCGACATGTGGGACATGCTGATGAGCGTCAAACGCGACTAAAGCATTCCGAACGGAAAACCGGGCTCCACTTTTCCTGGAAATGCTCTTTATTCTACGCATTTCCGGACGGAAAACCGCTACACACTTTTCCTGGAAATGCTCGCCCTCACCCACCCCAATATTGCCGGGCGGCAAGGCCGAGCGAAATCAGGCCGAAGCCGATCAGCAGAACGGCGGAGCCGCGTTGTACCCAGATCGTGAAATGGTCAGGCAATCGGCTTTTCAGCCAGACGACAGCGCCGCACAGCGCAAACCACCAGATCAGCGACCCGAGAAACACCCCTGCCACCAGAAAGAACGGACTGACATCGCCGGTATCGGCGAGACCCGCGCCTGCAAATAGCGCTGCGAAACCGAAGATCGTCGCAGGATTGGTAATGGTCAGCCCGAAGGTGGAAATGGTGGTGCGGATAAAATCGCTGGCCTTGATCTGTGCTGCCGGTCGCGGTGGCCGCGCTTCAAGCATGCGGATACCAATCAGCAGTATAAGCGTGCCGCCGACCAGTTTCAGCGGCATCGATATTTC
It encodes the following:
- a CDS encoding flagellar basal body rod protein FlgC codes for the protein MSISGILNTATSGMLAQQTRLSNVASNIANADTPGYQRLNTNLSASSSGVVATTSRSTDAPVTQDAPNVDPLREITDMIGAENGFAANAKVFETGADMWDMLMSVKRD
- the sfsA gene encoding DNA/RNA nuclease SfsA, coding for MIFDPPLVAATLVRRYKRFLFDAVLEDGSEITGFCANTGSMRGLTTPGSRIYLSQSEKPGRKYRYGFELIEADGTLVGVNTSLPNRLAHEAIRAGLVSDLLHYPQIRTEQRYGENSRIDLLLSGPGKADCYVEVKNVHFIRETGLAEFPDSVTTRGAKHLTEMAKLVAAGKRAAMLYVIQRQDCDALAICADLDPAYGRAFTAAISQSVEAYAVKCAITPGGIIPSCSVPVRLTTP
- the radC gene encoding RadC family protein — encoded protein: MNKPPRFPNADETASPSFLPEQDESFDYEEDERGFFAEQVQKPKAMKKAPDTSAKQPEHYHGHRERLRLRFKEKGDEALADYEVLELLLFRLIPRRDTKPIAKALLDRFGSLAGVFGAKHSLLQEVKGVGEAVALDLKLISSAAQRMLKSELKGKQILSSWSSVIDYCHAAMAYETTEQFRILFLDKRNTLIADEVQGRGTVDHTPVYPREVVKRALELSATAIILVHNHPSGDPTPSRADIEMTKTIIDTAKPLGITVHDHVIIGKQGHASLKGLRLI
- a CDS encoding LysR substrate-binding domain-containing protein; its protein translation is MTLEQLTIFLAVAERQHVTRAAEAIGLTPSAVSAAIRALEINHDVLLFDRVGRGIELTQAGRIFIDEARATLDAANHAALVLAELGGLSRGKLTIHASQTVASHWLPRKMMQFHALHPDIELALTIGNSASVADAVETGKAELGFVEAEIPSETLTHLVVAQDEMVIVVPCGHPLADPAADLPAAILATPWILREMGSGTRAYFEQALKAMEIEPSSLTVALTFPSNEAVLSALGAGGCASALSRSAVQALVASGALQIAPIPLPVRHFTALRHRERRISGAARAFLQRATDPDSE
- a CDS encoding LysE family translocator codes for the protein MLIILLLKGILLGIAVAAPIGPIGTLCINRTMERGFWHGVSAGLGAAIGDMVFAIAAAAGFAAMQDLLAEISMPLKLVGGTLILLIGIRMLEARPPRPAAQIKASDFIRTTISTFGLTITNPATIFGFAALFAGAGLADTGDVSPFFLVAGVFLGSLIWWFALCGAVVWLKSRLPDHFTIWVQRGSAVLLIGFGLISLGLAARQYWGG
- a CDS encoding YeiH family protein, whose translation is MKMRLFRPVISLVPGIVLSSAVALGGYALAFTVQRVTGRMPVDALVWCILLGTLIKSLFVLPPVVNRGIHLCAKTVLELAIVLLGASVSLGQIAGSGFTLIAFVIAVLCCGLVSSYAIGRVIGLPHPLALLVACGNSICGNSAIMAAAPVIGADADEVASSIAFTAVLGILVVLLLPLVAFQAGLDPRHYGILAGMTVYAVPQVLAATASFGLVSLQIGTLVKLIRVMMLGPVLLGLGLLGLEMSARGMEMGSGFKNERKFSFAHLAPWFIIGFLALMVARSLDVLPHGLLEPSQHLSGFLTTLSMAALGLQVDLRSLLASGGRVLAAGSLSILALGAIALTAIHFMV
- the map gene encoding type I methionyl aminopeptidase; amino-acid sequence: MVNYIDAATAPLKNTGAIRLYGADAFEAMRKACQVTARCLDALAPMVKPGVTTNEIDRFVFDFGMDNGVLPATLNYRGYRHSVCTSINHVVCHGIPDDKPLREGDIVNIDVTYVVDGWHGDSSRMYPVGEIKRAAERLLEVTHECLMRGIEVVRPGTRTGAIGAAIQSFAEAQRCSVVRDFCGHGVGQLFHDSPNILHYGRPDEGPEIREGMIFTIEPMINLGKPHVKVLADGWTAVTRDRSLTAQYEHTVGVTSSGCEIFTLSPAGLDRPGLPPLQG